The Candidatus Micrarchaeia archaeon DNA window CATGGTTTCCCCTGGCTCCAGCCCGGTCCTCGGGGACGCGAACGCCCCGATTTACATCGTCGAGTTCACAGATTACCAGTGCCCGTACTGCAAGAGGCACGCGGTCCAGACGTTCCCGCTCATAGAATCCAACTACGTGGAATCCGGGAAAGTGAGGTATTATCTAAGGGATTACCTCCTCCATCCGAATTCCAAGGCCGCTGCCACGGCCGCGAGATGCGCCGGGGAGCAGGGCAAATACTGGGACATGCACAAGGTCCTTTTCGAAAGGCAGGAGGAATGGGCGTCGCTTTCCGGAGACATGGCTTCGGCAAAGTTCGGCTCCTATGCGAACGAACTAGGACTAAATGGAGCGGCGTTCATACAGTGCTACGCAAGCGGAAAATACGATTCCTCCATAGTGGTAGACCAGAACGACGCGCCCCTTTACGGGCTTTCAGGTACCCCATCATCCGTAATCGTGCTCCCCAAGACCGCGAACGAGACCTACCTCCTCGACGTGCTTTCCAGGCACGAGGATTACGCGTCCAGCGGCTATCTCTCGCTTTCCCGGGACCCTGAAGGGAACTACGTGTTCTTCGTGAAGGGCGCGTTCCCCTACGGAATATTCACCGAGGTTCTCGGGAGCTGATTGCACAACAAAAACAAAAGCAATATAAATGGGGCAATCCATAATAATAGTGGTCAAATAATTACAAATAAGGTTTTTGATGGGTGAACAAATGAACAACCAACAAATAGCCATATACGCATTGATCGCCCTGGTGGCGCTCGGCATAGGATACGGAGCATCCTCCATCTTTTTGCCCCAGCAGAACGGGAACGCCACGCTTCTCGAAAATTCCACGAATCTTTCTGTTGCCCA harbors:
- a CDS encoding thioredoxin domain-containing protein translates to MGKEYLIILALVAAAIVFYASYGYIFPPQQNISVISNLSFMVSPGSSPVLGDANAPIYIVEFTDYQCPYCKRHAVQTFPLIESNYVESGKVRYYLRDYLLHPNSKAAATAARCAGEQGKYWDMHKVLFERQEEWASLSGDMASAKFGSYANELGLNGAAFIQCYASGKYDSSIVVDQNDAPLYGLSGTPSSVIVLPKTANETYLLDVLSRHEDYASSGYLSLSRDPEGNYVFFVKGAFPYGIFTEVLGS